TTCAGCAACTCTGCTGATCCCAAGCATATAAGCAGCCATCCTCATTGAAACATTTCTCTTCAGATGGATATTAACAACCTCGTCAAAAGCACGTTTCATTATTCTCTCAAGCATGTTATAAATTTGTTCTTCATCCCAGAATAAGTGTTGTTCATCTTGCACCCATTCAAAGTATGAAACAGTAACTCCACCAGCATTGCAAAGTATATCTGGGATTACAAACACACCTTTACTTTCAAGAATCGCATCTCCTTCTGGAGTTGTTGGTCCGTTCGCAGCTTCTGCGACGATTTTAGCATTGATCCTTCCGGCATTGCCCTCATGAATTGCATTTTCAAGTGCAGCTGGAACGAGAATATCACACTTCAAAGCTAAGAGCTCATCTGCACTTATTGGTTCTGCGCCTGGGAAACCAACAACGCTACCGGTTTTGTTCTTATACTCAATTAATTTCATCACATCAAGACCTTTGTCATTATAAACTCCGCCTTTTGAATCATTCACAGCTATAACTTTAGCGCCGGCTTTTTCAAATAACATCGCTGCGACAGAGCCAGCGTTTCCAAAACCTTGCACGACAACGGTTGAATTTTCAAGCTTCATACCGAGATGTTCAACCGCTTTTTGAGTTGTGTAAAACACTCCACGCCCTGTTGCTTGATCACGACCAAGAGAACCGCCAAGTTGCACTGGTTTTCCTGTGACAACACCAGGAACCGCATAACCTTTCATCATGCTGTAAGTGTCCATTATCCACGCCATCACTTGTGGATTAGTATAGACATCCGGCGCTGGAATATCTTTTTCTGGACCAATCAATGGTAAAATTTCCGCTGTATATCTTCTCGTTAATCTTTCAAGTTCCCCAATTGACATCTCTTTTGGATTACAAACAACCCCACCTTTACCCCCACCAAATGGGATATTAACAATGGCGCATTTCCAAGTCATCCAGAACGCAAGAGCCTTAACCTCATCAAGAGTAACGCTTGGATGATACCTTATTCCGCCCTTTGCTGGACCTCGCGCTGTGCTATATTGAACACGATACCCTTCAAAATGTTGAACCCTACCGTTATCCATACGAACTGGGAAATTAACAATTAAAATTCTCTCGGGATACTTGATGTGCTCGCGAATATCCCACTCAAGTTCTAAAAGATCAGCAGCTTTGTCAAATGTCTCAAGAGCCATGTCATAAATTGATCTTGCCCCGTCCTTAAGTGCTTTTTCTTTTTCGCTTATCATGGCTTCTGCTCCTTTTTATTTTTATTTTATTGAAAATCCCGAACTCTTGGTTCGGGATTTATCTTACTTGGCTTCCGCTTTCAATTTCATCAAGTGTTGTTATGATTGTTAACTTTTCATCCTTAACAGCTGCAAGGAGCATACCTTGGGATTCAATTCCCATTAATTTAGCTGGTTTTAGGTTTGCAACCACAACAACTTTTTTGCCAATGAGTTCTTCCGGCTTATAATGTTTACCAATACCAGCAACAATTTGTCTTTCCTCGCGCCCGATCTTAACTTTTAATTTCAAGAGCTTTTCTGAATTTTGAATCTTTTCACATTCAATAATTTCGGCGACACGAAGATCAATTTTCTCAAAATCTTCAATTGAAACTTGAGGTTTGAATTCAATCCTTTCTTCAACGAGTTCGCCAGCTGCAACTTTCAATTTTCTTATCTCTTCCTCAATTTCGGCATCCTCAATCTTTCTAAATAAAATTCTCGGCTCACCAAGTTCATGTCCTGCTTCAAGCATTAGTTCACCAGCGCTGTCCCAACCAACCTTCACAATATCATCTTTCAAATTCAACATATCCCATATCTTTCGTGATGAAAAAGGCAAAACAGGTTCAAATAAAATGGCAAGTGATCTAACAACTTGAAGACAAAGATTTACTGAAGTTGAAGCACGGTTTGGGTTTTCTTTTATTGTCCTCCACGGCTCTGTATCGTTAAAGTATTTATTAGCAAACCTTGCGAGATTCATAGTTTCAAAAACTCCATCTCTTATTCTAAAATTCTCATAGTTTTCCGCTATCTTATTTGTGTACTCTTTCAGCTTCGCTATCAATTCCTTGTCTATCTCTTCAAGTTCAAATCTTTCGGGGACGCGATTTCTAAAATTCTTTTTAACAAATGTTAAAGTTCTGTTAACAAAGTTACCAAGTATATCCGCAAGTTCGTTGTTGTTTCTTGCTTGAAAATCCTTCCATGAAAAATCAGTGTCTTTCGTTTCCGGCAAAATGCTCGCAAGGGCGTAACGCAATGGATCTGGTTCAAACTTTTCAAGATATTCGTTTAACCATACGGCGTAATTTCTACTGGTTGATAGTTTCTTGCCTTCCAAGTTTAAAAATTCATTTGCGGGGACATTATCAGGTAGAACATAAATCTCATCGTTTCTTCCTTCGTTCCAAGCCATGAGCATCGCTGGGAAAACAATGCAGTGAAATACAATGTTATCTTTTCCAATGAAATGAATTAACCTTGTGTCTTGATTTTGCCAATAATCACGCCATTTTTCTGGTTGCCCGATTTTTTGCGCCCATTCCTTCGTAGCTGAAATATATCCAAGCAAAGCATCAAACCATACATAAATTACCTTTCCTTCAACACCTTGAATTGGAACTTTGACCCCCCAATGTAAATCCCTTGTCACAGCTCTATCTTGTAATCCTTCCTTGAACCATGAATAGACATACTGCTTTACATTCTCCTTCCAATCAGTTTTGGCGCTTATCCATTCCTCAAGTCGTTTTTGGAAATCACCCAATGGCAGATACCAATGCGATGTATCTCTAATTACTGGAGTTGAACCGCAGATCTTACATTTCGGCTCAATTAGATCGGTTTGTTCAAGCCAGCTTCCACATTTTTCACATTGATCACCTCTTGCTCCAGATGAACCACACACGGGACAAATCCCCTCAACATATCTATCTGCAAGGAACATCCTATCTTTTTCACAATAGAGCTGTTTTGTGGTTTTCTCTTTTAAAATCCCCTTCTTGTAAAGTTCAAGGAAAAATTCTTGTGCCGTTTTATGATGGATTTGAAGCGAAGTCCGCGAGTAATTATCAAAACTCATTCCAAACCTTTCAAAACTTTCCTTGTTCATGTAGTGATACTTATCAACCACTTGCTGTGGAGTGATGCCCTCCTTCTCAGCGGTGATAGTTATGGGAACCCCATGCTCATCTGAACCGCAAATGTAAATAACATCTCTTCCTTTCAATCTTTGATAACGGACATATATATCTGCGGGAAGATATGCGCCAGCAAGATGCCCAAGGTGGATCGGTCCATTCGCGTAAGGAAGTGCAGCAGTTACAAGAATTCTTTTGAAATTTTTGTTCAAGTTAGCAATGATCTTTGTTGTCGGATTTTAAGAAGTTCGTTAAGAATTTAATAAAACAAAAGAACTAAATCAACTGAACCCATTTGAGAAAATTTCCTTGTTCTTTTCAAATGCCTCAGGGGGAACGAATTTTCTAATTTCATCAAGCGTATATCTTTCCCAAATGTCATTGCCATAATGCACATAAATAAAGTTTTTGAATATATCAAATTTTACAATTTTTCCGATTCCCTTTTCGGTTTGTATCTCATAATCAATCGGCGGGAAATTCTTCAATGCCTCAAGGTATGTTCCAATTTCAAATAAAAGACAACATTTCAATCTCCCGCACTGTCCTGATAGCTTTATCGGATTCAAAGGTAAGTTTTGAAATCTCGCGTGAACGAGTGTGACCTTGCTGAATTTTTCAAGCCATGTGTTGCAACACAAAGCTCGCCCACAACTGCCGATTCCACCGATTTTCCTTGCTTCATCTCTCACGCCGATTTGCCAAAGTTCAATTCTCGTTTTGAAGATCTTTGCAAGATCACGAACAAAAGCACGGAAATCAACTCTACCACTTGCAGTGAAGTAAAATGTAAGACGATTTCTATCAAATTGATATTCAACATCAATTAGCTTCATATCAAGATTGAAAAGTTTCACTCTTTCCTTGAAGATGTAATATGCCTTGACCTCATCTTCTCTATTTTTCTTTAGCTTATTCAAATCATCTTCATTTGCAACCCTTATAACTTTCTTCATTGCTTGACCAACGATGCCTAAAAAGTTTCTTTTGTTATGAACCTTCTCGCCAACGAGATGCACCCTTCCAAGGTCAATTCCACGAATTGCTTCAACGAGGACATAATCTCCAGGCTTAAGATCAAGATCTTGATCATTTATAAAGAAGTCCCGACGCATGCTTTTAAATTCAACTTCAACAAGATTTAAGGTATGTTCAATTTTAGCAAGCTCCGGATCAAAAGGCTTTTTAAAGCAGGATTCACAAGGAAGTTTTGCTTCTTCTACCTCAAGACCTTCTGATTCAATTCCCGCTATAAATGTTTTATCTAACTGCTCCCAACCACTTCCGAATGATTCCCAGCTTTCATCAAGCCAAAAAGGTGAATCTATTTGCCTGTCCATTGCAATATGCCTGTTTGTTTTGTTTTTAGATAAGCTTTGTTCATCAATTCAGAAAGTTCAATTGAAAGATTTATCAAAACTAAGTTCAACTGGACATTTCTCTCAACTTGCGTAATGGCTTTTTCAACAAGAGAAATTGCCCTGTCATATTCAAACTCACCATAGTTAGCAACAAATTTCTTCAATCGCTCGAGCATATCAACATTTATAACTTTGTCCTCCAAACCAACTTTTATCATAAGCGCATCTCTGAACCATGTGAGAATTATATTAAGAAAATTCTCTATCTCACTTCTTTCGTAATCAGTCACGATTTTTTCAATTTCAATCAATAACTTAACGACTCTACCTGAAGCAATAGTTGCAAGGAAATCAATCGGTTTGATTCTTTTATCTTTTACTGTGACATCAAGAAGTTCAAGCGCTTTCCCAAAACTTCCATTCGCAAGCCGTGCAATAAGTCGTGCCCTTGCTTCACTTACATCATATCTTTCAATAAGCGCTCTAGCTATCTCGTCATCTGAAAGATAAGAAAATCTAACAAGTTGACATCTTGATATAATTGTTGGAAGGAGTTTATCTTTGTTAGCAGTGGTCAAAATTATCACTGTCTTTGGCGTTGGTTCTTCAAGTGTTTTAAGAAATGCGTTCGCCGCTTGTTCCGTCATCGCATCCGCATCGGATACTATTATCACTCTCCAACCGGGAATAAATGTACTGTGCGATACCTCCATTTTGATTTCCCGGATACTATTAATCTTAATGTTGTTTGCTCGCGGGATTGTGATTTTATGATAGGGATTTTGAGATTTAAGCTTTACTTGTTCCTGTATAATTTTTATCTCTGATTCATCAAGCTTTTCAAGTGGCGAGTCATCCTTCGTCTCGTTCCTACCGAGAGGCAATTTAAAGATGAACTTAACATTTGGATGTGAAAATTCAGAAATCCCTTTGCATGTTTTACACTCATCGCACGCCTCACCTTTTCTTCTCTCGCAATTCAATGCTTTAGCAAACTCAATTGCCATCGCATCTTTCCCAACACCCTCTGGTCCATAGAACAGATAAGCTTGCGATACTTTTTCGTTTAAAATCGCATTTATCAAGATCTGCTTTACCTTATCCTGACCTATTACATTTGACCAAGCCATCAGGTTCTTAAGTTTTCTTAGAAAGTTTGTCCTACTCCGATATGAAAGACCATCTCTTTTAGAATTTGCTTCGCAGTTTTATTAAAAATTAACTTCGTGTAAGAGCCGGGATCATAAATTTTAAAACCAAAATCAAGCCGGAAGCCACCGAAAAATGTTAAGTATCTAAAGCCAAATCCAGCAGCAACCGCAAACTGATTCAATTTAACATATTTCAAATCATCCCACAAATTCCCCAAATCAACAAAAAATACCGTCCCAAAATTTTTCCAAAATATAATTCTATTTTCAAAATTCCCTTCTATCAAAACATTTCCACCGAGTGAAGGTTCAGGCACAGTCCCAAGTTCTCTTACTCGCCAACCGCGAACGCTTGCACTTCCACCAGCAAAAAACCTTCTATTTATCGGTATAGGTTGCAACTCAAACTTTCTCTCTGATTTAATGAAAAATTCGTTCGCAATACCTAACTTAAATTTAAACGCAAAAACAGAATTATTCAAGCTGAAAAATCTTCTGTAAAGCCAACCAAATTTATAATACTGGGAAAAAGGCAAAACTTTTATCCCCATCATACCCAAAAAATACGGAACTATTCCCCCCTCTTCAACAGAGATCAAATGAGCATACCCCGAGCGCGGATAGATCAAATCGTCTGTCCTATCAATTTGAAAAGTTAAAGTCAAAATTGAGTTAAGCTGTCTTTGATAAAGTTTTTCAAGCAACGGATCAACCGCTTTTTGAAATCTTATATCAATCCCCTCAATATCCCAATCAAAGAAACCAGAATATTCGTCACTCGGTTTATAAATGAACCTTACCCTATTTCTTGCTATGTTCAAAGTGTAATTTTTTTGCTTATCTATCATTAAAGACAAGCTGAACTCGCTTGGAATTCTTCGCCCAAGCAGATACGGTTGATTTAGCTTCAAGTTCGTCTCAATCAACCCTGCGCTTATCGTATCCGTAAGAGTTGGCAAGTTTTTCAAATTTAAACTTTGAATTTGAAATCTCAGGCTTGCCGAAAAATTTCTTCCACCACCGAGAAAATTTCTATTTTGATAATCAAGAGAAACACCGACATTGAAAGCATTTCTTTCATCGCTGAAATAAATTGACGGAGAAATATCTTGCTTATTTCTCGTGACAACTGAAACATTTATGTCTGCAAAATTTATCGTATCTTTTTCCTCCATTTGCCCAACGCCAATTCTAACTATTTCAAACAAACCAATTTGTGCTAAATTTGATTCACTTCTCAAAATCAAACTTTGATTATACAATTCACCACTCTTAAATTCAAGTTCACGCGTTATCAATTCTTCCGAAATTTTCATCCTCCCCGGCTCTTCAAAGAAAATTTTTATATCTCTTATTATAAATCTCCCATCTGGATTAAACGGAACGAAAACAGAAACGACTTTTCTTAATGAATCAACAAAAACGCGGACTTTCGCCCTATCAACATATGCCTTTGGATAACCATTGTCGTATAACAAATTTAAAATTCTCTGAATCTCGGCTTCAACATCAATTCTTCTATATCTTTTCCCAAGTTTAAGGACGGAGAAATCAAACAAAATTGCTTTCAAAGATTCGGGAACTTCATCAAAACCTGTGAATTCAATTTTATCAATTAGATAAGGTTGTCCCTCTTGAATTAGAAATGTTAAATTTGCGGTTTTATCCTCGTGGTTGTAATCAATCAATGTGTCTATCTTTACATCAAAAAAGCCGTTGTCAAGATAATAATTCCGAAGGTTTATGATATCGTTTATCAACTTAATTCTTTCAAGATACTGTGGTTTGTCCCCGAGGCGTTCATTTATCTTGTAAAGAATTTGCCAAAATTTAGAAGGGCTTTGTCTTGATACGATAACGGAATATAGTTCTCGTTGAGTGAGAGTTTTATTCCCTTGGAAACTGATCTTTTTCAATTCAAAATCTTGTCCGTATACTTCAGAGATCGTGCCCAAGCAAATTAAAAGAACAAAGATTAAGTTTCTCATCTCCGTTTTACTTAATTACAAATAACGAAATCCCGCCCATTAGGGCGGGATGGTTGATTATCATCAATATTCATCTTCCTCACCATAAAGGTAATCATCTTCATCTTCAGGGGAATAATCTGGCCAAATATCTTCAATCCCATTATATTCCTCATCGGAATCTTCAAGTTCTTCAAGATTTTGAATTACTTCAGGTGGAGCTCCGATTCTTTTGGCATATTCAATAAGTTCCTGCTTTGTCGCCGGCCATGGTGCACCTTCAAGATAACGAATTAACTCAGGTGTCCACAACATATTATGTCAGCCTCCGTTATTTTTGTTGTTTAACTCCTGAACAAGCTCTTTATATCTTGATGGATCAACTTCTTCAAAGAAGTAATTTAATGGATTCTGTGGAATACCATCTTTCCACACTTCATAATGCAAATGCGGTGCTGTCACTAGACCAGTTGCACCACTTAGCCCAATTTTATCTCCACGTTTGACCTTTTGTCCCTCTCTCACCAATGCTTTTGAAAGATGCGCATAAATAGTTACATAACCAAAACCATGGTTAATTTCTACAAGAAGTCCGTATCTACCTCTATATCCAACATAACTTACAATTCCATCGCCAGTTGCATAAACAGGGGTCCCAACATCAACGACAAGGTCTACTCCCTCGTGCATCGCCCAAATTCCAAGTATCGGATGACGCCTATATCCAAATTTTGACGCTAAACCACCTTTTAAAGGCAAAATCGCAGGTATGTGTCTAAACTTCTCCTGGTTGAGCTTATATTGTTTGTAAATTTCTTCATAACTTTTCTGTTGTAATCTAACTTCCCTTTCAAGTTTATTAAGCTTCGCAAATGATTCAGCGAGTAATTTTTCAACTTCTTCGTCAGAAAAATTGAATTCGTACTTTTCTTCAACTCCACCGACAGCGACCTTCTTAATATCTTCGTCAATTGGTTTCAAATCCACCGCAAGTCGTAATTCCCTGTCTTGCTCAAGCAACTTCGCTACTATGTTCTCAATTCGTTGAAATTTCTCCTTTAAAATTCTTAACTGTTCTTTTAAAAGATTATTTTCCCGCTGTAATTTCTCTGCCCTTGCCTTTCCAAAGCCGAGAATATCACCTGTGAAATAGTTTAAAACGAAAAGAAACCCTAAACTGAAAACAATGATAAGAAAAATCAGCAATAAAAATTTAAGCTGAATGTTTCTAACCTCGCTTAAACTCAGGTTCTCTGTGTCAATATAGAAAACCTTCCTTCCCATAGGTTCTCCTGTTTATTTTTATATTTCTGAATTGAAGATAATGAATTTAAATCAATTTGTCAAGATGTCGGATTAAGTGCAACCTGCAATGGGTCGCATTAAACCTGTCCAATTGAAAAATTTTTAATCCCAAATCCAATATCAGAGTTAAAATTCAACGCCCTTAGAATGAATCTCTCAACTTTGTTTTTAAAATTTCGCTTGCTTAAATTTTTGAAGAATTAAACAAAAATGAAGTTTCTATGCGACTATTTAATCTCAAAATAGTGTTAATTTTTGCGCTTTTTCTGCAAGCTTGCAGTGTCCAAAAAATGGCAATAAGATACGCTGGCGGAATCTTTGACGCCGGAGTAAAAGCGATATTTAGCGAAACCGATTATGAAATCGCAAAATCAAGCATCCCAGCAAATTTAAAACTTCTTGAGGCACTTTACAATGTTGATTCCCTCAACGAGAAAACCGTCACATTTTTAGTTCAAGGATATACTGGATACGCTTTAGGTTTTGTTGAAGATGATGATCCTCAAAGGGCGAAACTTCTTTACAAAAGAGCTTTTGACTACGGGATGAAATTTTTAAAGTCAAAAAACAAAAAATTTGCTGAATCCGTTGATGGAGATTTTGAAAAATTTGAGAAAGTTTTAAAATCTGATTTCAAGCGAAAAGATGTACCGATTTTATTTTGGACTGCGATGGCTTGGGGAAGCTATGTCAACCTAAGTAGAGATGATCCAGATGCGATAGCGCAAATTCCAAAAATAGAAGCGATGGTCAAACGCACTATTGAACTTGATGAAACTTATTTCTATAGCTCTGGAAATATGTTTCTCGGCGTTTTGCTTTCAGCTAGACCAAAGCTGTTTGGAGGAGATCCAGAAAAAGGGAAAGAACATTTTGAAAAATGTATACAAATTTCCGGAGGGAAATTTCTACTTCCATATGTTTTCTACGCAAGATATTACGCTGTTCAAACGCAGGATAGAGAACTTTTTGAAAAGCTACTAAATTATGTTCTTGAATCACCACCAGAGCTTCTAAAAGATGCTGAACTACTTAACATAATTGCCAAGAAAAAAGCCGAAAAATTTAAAAACATAGGCGACGAATTATTTTAAACAAAAAGAAAAACAACGATGAAGAAAATTTTTCTCTTTCTTTTGCTTTTAAATTTTGCAATAGCACAGGAATATCTTATAAAAGTTGCGACAATCGCTCCCGAGGGAAGCACTTGGATAAATGTCTTGCGAGAATATGACGCTCAAATAAGAAAAGAAAGCAACGGAAGAATCGGATTTAAGATCTATGCTGGAGGTGTCGCTGGAGATGAAATTGATGTCCTGAAAAAAATTCGCATAGGTCAATATCACGCTGGCGGATTTACAGGAGTTGGAATTGGACAGATAGCGCCGAATTTAAGAGTGCTTGATTCCCCATTTCTCTTCAAAACTTATGATGAAGTTGATTATATCTATCAAAAATTTAACGATGAATTTGAAAAAGAAATTGAGAAAGGCGGTTTCGTCTTGCTTGGATGGGCTGAAGTTGGATTTGTTTACACATTTACGAAAACCCCAGTTTATGGAATTGAAGACCTAAAGAAGCTAAGAATGTGGGCTTGGCAAGGTGATCCAATTGCAGAAGTAGCATATAAAGTCATTGGAATTACACCAGTTCCACTTTCTGTGACGGAAGTTTTAACATCTTTACAAACTGGATTGATAGATGGCGTCTATGGTTCTCCCTTGGCAGTGCTTGCAACACAATGGTTCACAAAAGTTAAATACATGCATAATGTCCCTCTCAGCGATGCGTCAGGGGCGTTGTTGATCTCTAAAAAATACTTTGATTCACTCCCCAAAGACCTGCAAGATATACTAATACGAAACGGAAAAAAGTACATGCGAAGACTCGTTGAATTGAGCAGGAAAGATAACGAAAAAGCGGTTGAGACATTGAAGAAAAACGGAATAATCATCACAAACCCTCCCTCTAAAAAGCTCCTTGAAGAATATGACGAAATCGGTAGGAAGGCAAGACGAATGCTTGTGGGGAAATTGTTCACCGAAGAATGGCTTAACAAAATTGAAAAAGCTCTTGAAGAATATCGCAAGTTAAATCAAAAAGCATCAAACTGATGAAATTTCTAAACTTAATAGATGATATTCTTGCGAAAATTGAAACCGCGCTTTTAATTTTTTTGCTTTCGCTTATGGTGATAGTTGGATTTGCTCAAGTTTTGTTGAGAAATTTATTTGAAACTGGGCTTCCTTGGGCTGATCCGATGCTAAGATATACAGTTCTATGGCTTGCGTTCTTAGGCGCATCGCTTGCAACACGAGAGAATAAACATATAAACATTGATGTCTTAACACGATATCTTTCACCGAAACTTAAAAAACTAATTTCAATAATTACAAACATCTTTGCTCTTT
This sequence is a window from Candidatus Kryptonium sp.. Protein-coding genes within it:
- the dctP gene encoding TRAP transporter substrate-binding protein DctP yields the protein MKKIFLFLLLLNFAIAQEYLIKVATIAPEGSTWINVLREYDAQIRKESNGRIGFKIYAGGVAGDEIDVLKKIRIGQYHAGGFTGVGIGQIAPNLRVLDSPFLFKTYDEVDYIYQKFNDEFEKEIEKGGFVLLGWAEVGFVYTFTKTPVYGIEDLKKLRMWAWQGDPIAEVAYKVIGITPVPLSVTEVLTSLQTGLIDGVYGSPLAVLATQWFTKVKYMHNVPLSDASGALLISKKYFDSLPKDLQDILIRNGKKYMRRLVELSRKDNEKAVETLKKNGIIITNPPSKKLLEEYDEIGRKARRMLVGKLFTEEWLNKIEKALEEYRKLNQKASN
- a CDS encoding Signal peptidase-like protein; amino-acid sequence: MDRQIDSPFWLDESWESFGSGWEQLDKTFIAGIESEGLEVEEAKLPCESCFKKPFDPELAKIEHTLNLVEVEFKSMRRDFFINDQDLDLKPGDYVLVEAIRGIDLGRVHLVGEKVHNKRNFLGIVGQAMKKVIRVANEDDLNKLKKNREDEVKAYYIFKERVKLFNLDMKLIDVEYQFDRNRLTFYFTASGRVDFRAFVRDLAKIFKTRIELWQIGVRDEARKIGGIGSCGRALCCNTWLEKFSKVTLVHARFQNLPLNPIKLSGQCGRLKCCLLFEIGTYLEALKNFPPIDYEIQTEKGIGKIVKFDIFKNFIYVHYGNDIWERYTLDEIRKFVPPEAFEKNKEIFSNGFS
- the holB gene encoding DNA polymerase III subunit delta'; translation: MAWSNVIGQDKVKQILINAILNEKVSQAYLFYGPEGVGKDAMAIEFAKALNCERRKGEACDECKTCKGISEFSHPNVKFIFKLPLGRNETKDDSPLEKLDESEIKIIQEQVKLKSQNPYHKITIPRANNIKINSIREIKMEVSHSTFIPGWRVIIVSDADAMTEQAANAFLKTLEEPTPKTVIILTTANKDKLLPTIISRCQLVRFSYLSDDEIARALIERYDVSEARARLIARLANGSFGKALELLDVTVKDKRIKPIDFLATIASGRVVKLLIEIEKIVTDYERSEIENFLNIILTWFRDALMIKVGLEDKVINVDMLERLKKFVANYGEFEYDRAISLVEKAITQVERNVQLNLVLINLSIELSELMNKAYLKTKQTGILQWTGK
- a CDS encoding BamA/TamA family outer membrane protein, yielding MRNLIFVLLICLGTISEVYGQDFELKKISFQGNKTLTQRELYSVIVSRQSPSKFWQILYKINERLGDKPQYLERIKLINDIINLRNYYLDNGFFDVKIDTLIDYNHEDKTANLTFLIQEGQPYLIDKIEFTGFDEVPESLKAILFDFSVLKLGKRYRRIDVEAEIQRILNLLYDNGYPKAYVDRAKVRVFVDSLRKVVSVFVPFNPDGRFIIRDIKIFFEEPGRMKISEELITRELEFKSGELYNQSLILRSESNLAQIGLFEIVRIGVGQMEEKDTINFADINVSVVTRNKQDISPSIYFSDERNAFNVGVSLDYQNRNFLGGGRNFSASLRFQIQSLNLKNLPTLTDTISAGLIETNLKLNQPYLLGRRIPSEFSLSLMIDKQKNYTLNIARNRVRFIYKPSDEYSGFFDWDIEGIDIRFQKAVDPLLEKLYQRQLNSILTLTFQIDRTDDLIYPRSGYAHLISVEEGGIVPYFLGMMGIKVLPFSQYYKFGWLYRRFFSLNNSVFAFKFKLGIANEFFIKSERKFELQPIPINRRFFAGGSASVRGWRVRELGTVPEPSLGGNVLIEGNFENRIIFWKNFGTVFFVDLGNLWDDLKYVKLNQFAVAAGFGFRYLTFFGGFRLDFGFKIYDPGSYTKLIFNKTAKQILKEMVFHIGVGQTF
- a CDS encoding DUF2795 domain-containing protein, coding for MLWTPELIRYLEGAPWPATKQELIEYAKRIGAPPEVIQNLEELEDSDEEYNGIEDIWPDYSPEDEDDYLYGEEDEY
- the metG gene encoding methionine--tRNA ligase, whose translation is MNKNFKRILVTAALPYANGPIHLGHLAGAYLPADIYVRYQRLKGRDVIYICGSDEHGVPITITAEKEGITPQQVVDKYHYMNKESFERFGMSFDNYSRTSLQIHHKTAQEFFLELYKKGILKEKTTKQLYCEKDRMFLADRYVEGICPVCGSSGARGDQCEKCGSWLEQTDLIEPKCKICGSTPVIRDTSHWYLPLGDFQKRLEEWISAKTDWKENVKQYVYSWFKEGLQDRAVTRDLHWGVKVPIQGVEGKVIYVWFDALLGYISATKEWAQKIGQPEKWRDYWQNQDTRLIHFIGKDNIVFHCIVFPAMLMAWNEGRNDEIYVLPDNVPANEFLNLEGKKLSTSRNYAVWLNEYLEKFEPDPLRYALASILPETKDTDFSWKDFQARNNNELADILGNFVNRTLTFVKKNFRNRVPERFELEEIDKELIAKLKEYTNKIAENYENFRIRDGVFETMNLARFANKYFNDTEPWRTIKENPNRASTSVNLCLQVVRSLAILFEPVLPFSSRKIWDMLNLKDDIVKVGWDSAGELMLEAGHELGEPRILFRKIEDAEIEEEIRKLKVAAGELVEERIEFKPQVSIEDFEKIDLRVAEIIECEKIQNSEKLLKLKVKIGREERQIVAGIGKHYKPEELIGKKVVVVANLKPAKLMGIESQGMLLAAVKDEKLTIITTLDEIESGSQVR
- a CDS encoding TRAP transporter small permease; the protein is MKFLNLIDDILAKIETALLIFLLSLMVIVGFAQVLLRNLFETGLPWADPMLRYTVLWLAFLGASLATRENKHINIDVLTRYLSPKLKKLISIITNIFALSVCLILLKSSIDFIKMEIEFPREIFLGIQNWILEMIIPIGFSLISLRFTINILKIIFIKNIF
- a CDS encoding TRAP transporter TatT component family protein yields the protein MAIRYAGGIFDAGVKAIFSETDYEIAKSSIPANLKLLEALYNVDSLNEKTVTFLVQGYTGYALGFVEDDDPQRAKLLYKRAFDYGMKFLKSKNKKFAESVDGDFEKFEKVLKSDFKRKDVPILFWTAMAWGSYVNLSRDDPDAIAQIPKIEAMVKRTIELDETYFYSSGNMFLGVLLSARPKLFGGDPEKGKEHFEKCIQISGGKFLLPYVFYARYYAVQTQDRELFEKLLNYVLESPPELLKDAELLNIIAKKKAEKFKNIGDELF
- a CDS encoding Glu/Leu/Phe/Val dehydrogenase is translated as MALETFDKAADLLELEWDIREHIKYPERILIVNFPVRMDNGRVQHFEGYRVQYSTARGPAKGGIRYHPSVTLDEVKALAFWMTWKCAIVNIPFGGGKGGVVCNPKEMSIGELERLTRRYTAEILPLIGPEKDIPAPDVYTNPQVMAWIMDTYSMMKGYAVPGVVTGKPVQLGGSLGRDQATGRGVFYTTQKAVEHLGMKLENSTVVVQGFGNAGSVAAMLFEKAGAKVIAVNDSKGGVYNDKGLDVMKLIEYKNKTGSVVGFPGAEPISADELLALKCDILVPAALENAIHEGNAGRINAKIVAEAANGPTTPEGDAILESKGVFVIPDILCNAGGVTVSYFEWVQDEQHLFWDEEQIYNMLERIMKRAFDEVVNIHLKRNVSMRMAAYMLGISRVAEAVRLRGLYP
- a CDS encoding peptidoglycan DD-metalloendopeptidase family protein, translated to MGRKVFYIDTENLSLSEVRNIQLKFLLLIFLIIVFSLGFLFVLNYFTGDILGFGKARAEKLQRENNLLKEQLRILKEKFQRIENIVAKLLEQDRELRLAVDLKPIDEDIKKVAVGGVEEKYEFNFSDEEVEKLLAESFAKLNKLEREVRLQQKSYEEIYKQYKLNQEKFRHIPAILPLKGGLASKFGYRRHPILGIWAMHEGVDLVVDVGTPVYATGDGIVSYVGYRGRYGLLVEINHGFGYVTIYAHLSKALVREGQKVKRGDKIGLSGATGLVTAPHLHYEVWKDGIPQNPLNYFFEEVDPSRYKELVQELNNKNNGG